The sequence CTCTGTGTGAGGTGGCTTTATGAATGCTTTAAGTGCATAGCAAGCAAAGGCATGTGCCTGACATGCCTGTTGCTTTGCATTGATTTATTCGTACGAAATATGAACGAGTGGCCGAGTCAAATTAGCGCAAAAATGGCTGTACTGCGTAAACCAACCTCGGTTGCGATATTGGTATGGGACATACGCATCGTCAATCGCTAAGTTATGCTGCGTATATTCGGCATGTTGATGTCGCCAATAGCTCAGCCGGACTCGAAAACCATTCCATTGGAGATTTATGGATTGGTACTGCGCGCCGATTTGCTTCGCTTGCAGAAAAAACGCTTGGGTCTGCATTTCAATCGAAGGCAGTCGCTTGATACTTCTAGCCAGCTCTGGTGATAAATACGGTAAATGATGTGATGGGGTGGACATGCTGGTGTTACCTTTGTCAGTTTAAGCAACCCGCAAACCTTCTTCCTACGGAAGGTGGGCAGGAACGTGCGGGGTAGGAATACCGGGACAAAGGGACCGGCCAGCACAAGGCTGCCCACACGACCCACCCATAGGCGAAGTCATGCTGACGCATCTAACCGCCAAGCAAACGCAAAGCGGCGCAAATGCGCCTTTGTCCAAACCGGGTTCCTACGCCCGGCCGCTGGATTGACAGCGGCGAGGCGACTATAAGCTATTGCGATTCCTCTTGGCAATGCTCGCGCCGCAAGCTTGCCTCATAATCAGTCGCTTTCATTGCTTAGCGATGCCAGCAGATTGACGATGTCACTACGACGCCAAGCGACGATACGTGGGCCAAGTTTGACCTGCGCGGGGTAACGGCCTGTTTTAATGCCGGCGTACCATGTTGCGCGCGATACAGGGATAATTTGCAGTACTTCGGGTAAACGCAAAAGCGTATCCGTGTAAATCATTGCAGAGCTCCATTCCCCATGAAGAAGTCCGGCAATGTGTCCTCAATCTTTCAATCTTCTATACTTTGCTAAGCGTGGGGAAACGCCAGCATCCGGTGGCATCAATTGATGCCTGCAGTAGTATAGGGAGCCAGAAGGTCCATGAATGACCGAAATTTCAGTTTCGCTGGAAATATTTTGATTTTAAGATGAGCGACTTTAAAAAGTAGCGGTCGCAAAACCCATTGAGATGTGGGGTAGAAATGTGGGGGGATACTGCAGCAGAAAAGAAAAAAGCCCTTGAAAATCAAGGGCTTTTTTCTTCTGTTTGGTGCCGACGGCAGGAATCGAACTCGCGACCCCCTGATTACAAGTCAGGTGCTCTACCAACTGAGCTACATCGGCGTAAAACTTTACAAACCACATCTTGCTGCCAGGTAAGCGA comes from Iodobacter ciconiae and encodes:
- a CDS encoding helix-turn-helix transcriptional regulator, whose protein sequence is MIYTDTLLRLPEVLQIIPVSRATWYAGIKTGRYPAQVKLGPRIVAWRRSDIVNLLASLSNESD